The segment GTGGGAGTAAGGGGGAACTGGGAGGGAACTGGTGGGCAACTAGGGGGACTGGGAGGAAACTaggggaactgggaggggagcTGTGGGAACTGGGGGGGAACTGGGAGGAACAGGGAGGTTAACTGAGGGGGAAACTGGGCAGGGACTTGGAGGGGAACTGGGGGAACTGCGTGGGAGCCGGGGGCCCAGGGAGCGGCCCGGTGTGTGCAGACCCCCATGGTGATGGTCCTCCCGGCCGGCAGGCGGCGCAGCGCGCTTTTCCGGCACCTGGCCCGACAGGCCTCGCTGCTGCACACGAGCCGCTCGCTGACGTCACTGAGCCGCTCGCTCTCCTCCTCCGACAGCCTGCCCGCCTCCCCCACCCACGCGCGCGCGCGGGAccccgccctcccgccgcgcGCCGCCGAGACGGGTAGGCGGCACCATGGCACGGGGGGCGGGGACAAGGGGAAGGGGCGGGGACAAGGGAAAGGGGTGGGGACACGGACACCGCTATGGCAACGGGGGCGTGGTCACGAGGAAGCGTGGCGAAGGCCAAGGGGCGAGGCCAATGGGATGGGCGGGGCCGAGGCAACGGGGCTGCGCTGGtgggcggggccgcggggcggaGCTACGGCAGCCGCGAGGGCCGGCGAAGGGACGCGGGAGGCTGGGCGGCCGCTGCCTCGGCCCCGCTAGGCCTGACCTTCGTTCCCCGCAGGGGCCTCCCCGCCCAGCAGCTCTCCGGGCTCCAGCGCTCCGCCGTCCCCGGCGCCGGCCGGGCCCCACCTGCGGCCCAGTTCGCTGCAAGGGCTCTCCCCGAAGCTGCAGCGCCAGTACCGGGCCGCCCGGTGCAAGTCGGCCGGCAGCATCCCTCTCTCGCCGCTGgcccacaccccctccccccccgccgcctcgcCGCCCGCCTTCCCCGCCAAGCTGCACCCGAAAGCGGCCGAGTCCCCCCGCCTGACCCGCCGGGGCCCCCCTGAGAAGGGGGCGGGACCCCCACCCCGCAAGCACGGCCTGGAGGCCGCCCGCAAAGACTTCCCGGCCGAACCGCCGCTACAAAGCCTGGCCGAGTGGGACGGGGAGAGCCCGGCCGAGGGaccgccccccgcgccccctaCCCGCCGCCTGGGCCGCCAGGAGCTGCCGTTGCTGCTGGGGGGCCCCCCCGGCGTTGAGGCAGCCCCCCACGGGGGGGAGGAACCCGAGAGACCCCCGCGGGGCCCCCCCAAGGCGCTCAGCCCGGTGCAGGAGCATGAGCAAGCtcggagggggggtggggggccagTGCCCATCGTGGTGGTGGGAcctggggcagcccccggggATGGGGACCCTCCCGGGCGCTGAGCTcgaccgcccccccccccccccaccagaCCCCGCGGCTGTAAATAAGGGGGGGGGGCCCAGGCATGCAGGGTCCCCCCGCCCCACCTCGGCCAGGGACGTGGCtagcagcccccccagcacctccctgcgTATGCAAAGGGTTAATACTGTGACACCCCCCCCCGGTGTGATGTCATCGGACAGGTGCCCCCTGGGTGTCATCCCCACCCTCCCAGTCTCCTGTTTGCCCCCAGCTGTTACCCTGTGATATCACAGCGGTGATGTCACAGGTGGGGTGGAAGGGGAGAGGGCACAGCTCTGATGTCACAGGGGGGACGGGGAGCAGTGACATCACTGTGGCACTGGCCCTTGGGAAGGGAGAGTGATGTCACAGCTGGTGGCATGGGATTGACAATGTCACAGTTACGGTGTTGCTGATGGTGTAAGAGTCATGACGTCACAGCTCTGATGTAACAGGGTGCTGCTGTCTCAGCTCTGATGTAACCAAAGGTGCAGGAATGGTGACGTCACAGCTAAGGTGCCATCGAAGGTGTGGGAATGGTGATGTCACAGCTGTGGTGACAGCGGGGGTTGGGGTGGGTGGGCGGGCAATGATCGGTGCCAGGTGGTGATGTCATTGCCGTGAGGTCACCAGGATGGGGCTGACGCTTTCCAGGTCTGCAGTGATGTCACATGACAGCAGCTGACATCACTTCTAGCCAAAGCAGGTGACATCACCAACCTCCCCGTGACatcatcacacacacaccccccacccccccgttCTCGCTATGCAAACGTCCCCCCCGGGAcaggggggccggggccgggggggccccGGGGGCCAATAAAGCCTGTACAGCACCGACCCCCGGCTGCCTCCGTGGGGACgggaaggggggctgggggacgACACGACATACGTCATCGCGCCGCGGCCGCAGTTTTGGGGAcaccccaaccccacccccccccccggcctccctGGGTGGCGGGTTCCGCAGCTCTGAGCGCCCGCCCACCCCCCAGCGCCGAACCCAGCCCCGAACCCAGCCCGGGCAGGCGCGGGTTAAAGCCACGCCCCTTCGCCACGCCCCCGCCCCACCTCCGTGACGTCACGGCCCAGGGTTCCTCCGGGTCCGTTCGCCGCCGCTGAGCTCGTACGGTGCGGGGGGGCCGGAATCtgagggtgggggggggtccccggggaggcccggggggggtgggggcatgAGGGCTCTGAGGGTCCCCGGATCAGctcccacccccctcccagACTCCCCATGGCGCTGCGATTCGCCGCCCCGCTGCTGCGCCTGGCCCGGAGCAGCGTCCGCTGGGGGGGCACGGCTCCCTCTCCGCCGGGTGAGTGAGACCGGGACCCCTACTGCcacccttccccccccccggccgggTGAGTGGGGCCTGGGGGCGGCAGGATCACCCATCCCCAGCGCCGCCCTCCCCCCCACTAATTGTTGGGGGGTGCGCAGGTGTGGGTCAGCCGTGGGGCTGGTGCTGAccctccccgtgcccccccccccagccccagccctcttcGACTGGCGGGACCCGCTGGGGCTGGAGACGCTGCTGGAGCCCGAGGAGCGGCTGCTGCGCGATGCCCTGCGCAAGTACTGCGAGGAGCGGCTGCTGCCCCGCGTGCTGCACGCCAACCGGCACGAGGGTACCCcccgacacccccccccccccaaacatcCGGCCCGCCAACCCTGCCACCCCCCCTCATCCCTTGGTGTCCACACCCCAGGGACCCCTAGACCCCTCCACATACTGGTTACCCAGGtaacccccctccccaacaaATATCCCCCCGGGCTCGGGGATGCCCCCAGCATGCTAAGATACACCCAGGATCCCACCGGTACCCCTTAATCCTCCCCAGGACCCCCTTAATCCTCCCTAGCGCCCCCTGATAACCCCCCATACCCCTTCAtccaccccagcaccccccaaTACAGCCCGGTACCCCTTAaacctccccagcaccccctgatAACCTCCAAGTACCCCTTAATCCTTCCCAGGACACCCCCTGGACCCCCCTTGTACCCCTTAatcctccccagcacccccgaTAACCACCCGTACCCCTTAATCCACCACAGCACCCCCCAATACCCACATGCACCCCTTAAtccaccccagcacccccaaaaTACTCCAATACCCCTTGAtcctccccagtgccccccaaTAGCCTCAGTAGCCTTTaaccccccagcacccccaaatACCCCTGTACCCCTTAGCCCCCCCCAGTACACCCCAATACACCCAGGACCCCTCCAATACCCCCCGTACCATACCCCTTAgttccccccagcaccctgctaaCAACCCTGTTACCCCTTAATCCTCTCCAGTGCCACCTAaatgcccccagcacccccaaaaTACGCCCCAGTACCCCTTAatcccccccagcatcccccagtaCCCTCTCTGTACCCCTTaatccccccagcccctccagtACCCCCCTTGTACCTCTTAatcctccccagcacccctggaGCTCCCTCCCTGGGTGGCCAAGGTTgggggcagaggtggggagagtccccagccccagccagggggtgtccccactgccccccacTCAGCTTGGCCACACTCACACCCcactgtgcccccccccccccccccccgccccctcacCACAGTGTTTGACCGGGAGATCGTGACCgagctgggggaactggggaTGCTGGGCCCCACCATCAAAGGTGAGTGGGGAATAATGGGGGGGCTGGGACACTCCCCCAGAGGGTGGGGGAAGTCTTTGCGGGGGCCATAGGGTCCTTGGTAGAGGGAGCTAGGGTCTCCCTAGGGACAGcaaaggagctggggggggctgcagtgggtggGTGCCAGGTGCCAGGGGTCCCCAGGGTGTTATTGGGGAGGGCCATGGGGGGTGTTGGGACCCctgaggaggggctggggtgcccgaggggtggcaggagggtttggaggggcgggggggggtcaGTGGTTCCCCttggggtgttggggggggggggcagggtcCTCTCATGGttgggggctggagctgggcccGCTGGagttggggggctgggggggggcctGTGAGTGACCCCATCCTGGGGGGACAGGGGTGTCCCTGGGGTGACACTGTCCGTGGGATGACATTGTcctggggggtctgggggtgaCACTGTCCCCAGGGTGTGGCTGGGTGTCCATGGGCACCCGTGGGTGCCACCACCCCTGGGGTGCCCATGGGTGACGCTATCCTGGGGTGTCCGTGGGTGTCACTGTCCCGGGATGTCCATGGGTGGCTGTGGGTGACACCATGCCCATGGGTGCCCATGGGTGACGCTGTCCCTGGGGTGcccatgggtgcccccccccctcccccccaggaTACGGCTGCGCAGGCACCACAGCAGTGGGCTACGGGCTGGTGGCGCGGGAGCTGGAGCGTGTGGACAGCAGCTACCGCTCGGTGCTGAGCGTCCAGTCCTCCCTTGTCATGTACCCCATCCTGGCCTACGGGACCCCTGCCCAGCGGGACCGCTTCCTGCCCCCTCTGGGTGAGACCCCCACGGGGGGCACatggtggggagggctgtggggcaggagggggctgtgggTCAAGTGGGGTACTGttgggcaggtgggggggggCTACGAGGCAGGAGAGGGGGGCTGTGGGTCAAGTGAGGTGGGGCTGTGGGACAggaggggggggctgtgggTCAAGTGGGGTGGtctgtggggcaggatggggggctgtggggcaggagaggagtctatggggcgggggggggggggtctgtagggcaggaggggggggtctgtagggcaggaggggggggcATGGCGTCCCCCTGACTGCCTTCTATGGGGGGAGCTGCTGACAGAGCCCAACCACAGGAGCGACCTGGGCTGGGTGGGCCATGGGGCAGGTGGGGGCAGCCATGGGGCAGGCAAGGGGAGCCATGGGGGTCCCAAGGCCCCCCCTGATGCCCCCCACCAGCGcggggggagctgctggggtgctTCGGGCTGACTGAGCCCAACCACGGGAGCGATCCGGGGCGCATGGAGACGCGGGCGCGCTACAACCCTGGCACCAAGACCTACACGCTGCGGGGCACCAAGACCTGGTGAGCCCCACACCAGGGGGATGGGGGACCCCCCTGACTCCCCCAGACCCCCACCCTGACCCCCTCCCCAGGATCACCAATGCGCCGGCAGCCGACCTGTGTGTGGTGTGGGCGGTGTGCGAGGAGGATGGGCGGGTGCGGGGGTTCCTGATCGAGCGGGGGACACCCGGCCTCAGCACCCCGAAAATCGAGGGCAAATTCTCGCTCCGCGCCTCTGTCACTGGCATGATCGTGATGGAGGACGTAAAGGTGCCAGAGGAAAACCTCCTGCCCAACGCTGTTGGCTTGGCAGTAAGCAAGGGGGGTGGCACTGGcgggggctcctgctgctggatggGGACCCCAGTGACGCCCACTCACCCTAGGGCCCCTTCGGTTGCCTGACCCAAGCCCGTTACGGCATCGCCTGGGGTGCACTGGGTGCCGCCGAGGCCTGCCTGGAGACGGCACGGCAGTACGTCCTCGAGAGGTAATGCAGGGGCAGCGTGGTGCccccctggggcagggaggggggttCCTGCCTGCCTCACAGCCTCCCCTCCGCCACAGGAACCAGTTTGGGGGTCCGCTGGCACGCAACCAACTGGTGCAGAAGAAGCTGGCGGACATGGTGACAGAGATcgccctggggctgcaggccTGCCTGCGCCTTGGCCGCCTCAAGGACGAGGGAAGGTGGGTACCACAACTGGAGCCACGGCAGAGGGGAcacctggagctgctgctggtggtggcacAAGGGTGCCAGCGTCaccatccctgtccccacagggCGGCCCCTGAGATGGTGTCGATGCTGAAGCGTAACTCATGTGGGAAGGCACTGGCCATCGCCAGGGAGGCACGGGATATGCTGGGGGGCAATGGCGTGTGCGATGAGTACCATGTCATCCGGCACCTGATGAATCTGGAGGCCGTCAACACCTATGAAGGTACCACCACACCGGTATGGGTATGGGGGGGTACGTGGGATCCCGCCGTTGCCACCAGGCACCCCTCAAGACCtagctgcttgcttgcttgcccACAGGCACCCATGACATCCATGCGCTAATCCTGGGCCGAGCCATCACCGGCATCCAGTCCTTCAGCCCTGGCAAGCCACCGGCACCGCGGGGCTAACGGGAGGGACACGGCACCCGGCACCACACCAACGGCATGTGGCTGCGGCGCTCTGTGGCGTGACTGGTCTTACACAGCTGCCAGCGGGGCCAGGATGTCACCCGCGGGGAAAGGACATGAGGAGATGGCGCCAATGACCAGATTTGGTGTCACCAATGGAACAATGTGTCACCAAACCGACCCACAGTTGCTGATGGGACTCGGTGTCACCGATGAGACCCAGCAGCTTGGTTGTGCTGGGCTTTGCTGCAGAGCCTCTTGGCCAGCGAACTGCCTTGGTGCCTTTGCCGTCCTCGCGGACACTCACCAATAAATGGTGGAAAAGCCACCCTGtgcctgccagcc is part of the Falco naumanni isolate bFalNau1 chromosome 13, bFalNau1.pat, whole genome shotgun sequence genome and harbors:
- the GCDH gene encoding glutaryl-CoA dehydrogenase, mitochondrial isoform X2, which encodes MALRFAAPLLRLARSSVRWGGTAPSPPAPALFDWRDPLGLETLLEPEERLLRDALRKYCEERLLPRVLHANRHEVFDREIVTELGELGMLGPTIKGYGCAGTTAVGYGLVARELERVDSSYRSVLSVQSSLVMYPILAYGTPAQRDRFLPPLARGELLGCFGLTEPNHGSDPGRMETRARYNPGTKTYTLRGTKTWITNAPAADLCVVWAVCEEDGRVRGFLIERGTPGLSTPKIEGKFSLRASVTGMIVMEDVKVPEENLLPNAVGLAGPFGCLTQARYGIAWGALGAAEACLETARQYVLERNQFGGPLARNQLVQKKLADMVTEIALGLQACLRLGRLKDEGRAAPEMVSMLKRNSCGKALAIAREARDMLGGNGVCDEYHVIRHLMNLEAVNTYEGTHDIHALILGRAITGIQSFSPGKPPAPRG
- the GCDH gene encoding glutaryl-CoA dehydrogenase, mitochondrial isoform X1, with the protein product MRALRVPGSAPTPLPDSPWRCDSPPRCCAWPGAASAGGARLPLRRVSETGTPTATLPPPRPAPALFDWRDPLGLETLLEPEERLLRDALRKYCEERLLPRVLHANRHEVFDREIVTELGELGMLGPTIKGYGCAGTTAVGYGLVARELERVDSSYRSVLSVQSSLVMYPILAYGTPAQRDRFLPPLARGELLGCFGLTEPNHGSDPGRMETRARYNPGTKTYTLRGTKTWITNAPAADLCVVWAVCEEDGRVRGFLIERGTPGLSTPKIEGKFSLRASVTGMIVMEDVKVPEENLLPNAVGLAGPFGCLTQARYGIAWGALGAAEACLETARQYVLERNQFGGPLARNQLVQKKLADMVTEIALGLQACLRLGRLKDEGRAAPEMVSMLKRNSCGKALAIAREARDMLGGNGVCDEYHVIRHLMNLEAVNTYEGTHDIHALILGRAITGIQSFSPGKPPAPRG